In Sphingomonas sp. SUN019, one genomic interval encodes:
- a CDS encoding F0F1 ATP synthase subunit delta, with product MDSSSGTTGGSIQASLGGRYATALFELARDAKTIDVVEESLTKVRAALDQSDDFRALTLSPVVARGAAAKAVSATADTLGVDQTTKNFLGVLAENRRLTQLPAIIRAYRQLAAAHRGETTAEVVSAHPLTDEQVGELKQSLRTRVGREVSVDLSVDPALLGGLVVRLGSQMIDSSIRTRLNALAHAMKG from the coding sequence GTGGATAGTTCCAGCGGTACTACAGGCGGCAGTATTCAGGCGAGCCTCGGCGGGCGGTACGCGACCGCGCTGTTCGAACTCGCGCGCGATGCGAAGACGATCGACGTGGTCGAGGAAAGCCTGACGAAGGTCCGCGCCGCGCTCGACCAGTCGGACGATTTCCGCGCGCTCACGCTGTCGCCGGTCGTCGCACGCGGCGCCGCGGCCAAGGCGGTGTCCGCCACCGCCGATACGCTGGGCGTCGATCAGACGACGAAGAACTTCCTCGGCGTGCTGGCCGAAAACCGCCGCCTGACCCAGCTTCCCGCTATTATTCGCGCGTATCGCCAGCTCGCCGCCGCGCACCGCGGCGAAACCACCGCCGAGGTCGTCAGCGCGCATCCGCTGACCGACGAACAGGTCGGCGAATTGAAGCAGTCTCTCCGGACGCGTGTCGGTCGCGAAGTCAGCGTCGATCTCTCGGTCGATCCCGCGCTCCTCGGCGGATTGGTCGTCCGCCTCGGTTCCCAGATGATCGATTCGTCGATCCGCACCCGTCTCAATGCTCTCGCGCACGCGATGAAAGGTTAA
- the atpA gene encoding F0F1 ATP synthase subunit alpha, translating to MDIRAAEISKVIKDQIANFGTEATVSETGQVLSVGDGIARIYGLDNVQAGEMVEFSNGVQGMALNLEADNVGVVIFGSDSEIKEGDVVKRTGTIVDVPIGKGLLGRVVDGLGNPIDGKGPIESTERSRVEVKAPGIIPRQGVSEPMQTGLKAIDALVPVGRGQRELIIGDRQTGKSAVAIDAFINQRAANQGDDEKKKLYCVYVAVGQKRSTVAQLVKTLEENGAMEYSIVVAATASEPAPLQFLAPYTGTAMGEYFRDNGMHALIVFDDLSKQAVAYRQMSLLLRRPPGREAYPGDVFYLHSRLLERAAKMSDANGGGSLTALPIIETQAGDVSAYIPTNVISITDGQIFLETDLFFAGIRPAINVGLSVSRVGSAAQTKAMKKVSGSIKLELAQYREMAAFAQFGSDLDASTQKLLNRGARLTELLKQKQFAPMPFEEQTASIFAGTQGFIDAVKVEDVVRYEEAMLADLRANHADVLTTIRDTRDLGDEVKGKLKSALDAFAKTFA from the coding sequence ATGGATATCCGCGCCGCAGAAATCTCGAAGGTCATCAAGGACCAGATCGCCAATTTCGGCACCGAAGCCACGGTCAGCGAAACCGGCCAGGTGCTGAGCGTCGGTGACGGCATCGCGCGCATCTACGGACTCGACAACGTCCAGGCGGGCGAGATGGTCGAATTCAGCAACGGCGTGCAGGGCATGGCGTTGAACCTGGAGGCCGACAACGTCGGCGTCGTGATCTTCGGGTCCGACAGCGAGATCAAGGAAGGCGACGTCGTCAAGCGCACCGGCACGATCGTCGACGTGCCGATCGGCAAGGGCCTGCTCGGGCGCGTGGTCGATGGCCTCGGCAACCCGATCGACGGCAAGGGGCCGATCGAATCGACCGAGCGCAGCCGCGTCGAGGTGAAGGCCCCCGGCATCATCCCGCGTCAGGGCGTCAGCGAGCCGATGCAGACCGGCCTGAAGGCGATCGACGCGCTCGTGCCCGTCGGCCGCGGCCAGCGCGAGCTGATCATCGGCGATCGCCAGACCGGCAAGTCGGCGGTCGCGATCGATGCGTTCATCAATCAGCGCGCGGCGAACCAGGGCGACGACGAAAAGAAGAAGCTCTATTGCGTCTATGTCGCGGTCGGGCAGAAGCGTTCGACCGTCGCTCAGCTGGTGAAGACGCTCGAGGAAAACGGCGCGATGGAATATTCCATCGTCGTCGCCGCGACTGCGTCGGAACCCGCCCCGCTGCAGTTCCTCGCGCCTTATACCGGCACCGCGATGGGCGAATATTTCCGCGACAACGGGATGCACGCGCTGATCGTGTTCGACGATCTGTCGAAGCAGGCGGTCGCGTACCGCCAGATGTCGCTGCTGCTGCGCCGCCCGCCGGGCCGCGAAGCGTACCCCGGCGACGTATTCTATCTCCATTCGCGTCTGCTGGAGCGTGCGGCGAAGATGTCCGACGCGAACGGCGGCGGATCGCTTACCGCGCTGCCGATCATCGAAACGCAGGCGGGCGACGTGTCGGCCTACATCCCGACCAACGTGATCTCGATCACCGACGGCCAGATCTTCCTCGAAACCGACCTGTTCTTCGCTGGCATCCGCCCCGCGATCAACGTCGGCCTGTCGGTGTCGCGCGTCGGATCCGCCGCGCAGACTAAGGCGATGAAGAAGGTGTCTGGCAGCATCAAGCTGGAGCTGGCGCAGTACCGCGAGATGGCGGCGTTCGCGCAGTTTGGTTCGGACCTGGACGCCAGTACGCAGAAGCTGCTCAACCGCGGCGCGCGCCTGACCGAACTGCTGAAGCAGAAGCAGTTCGCGCCGATGCCGTTCGAGGAACAGACCGCGTCGATCTTCGCGGGCACGCAGGGCTTCATCGACGCGGTGAAGGTGGAGGATGTGGTGCGCTACGAAGAGGCGATGCTCGCCGATCTGCGCGCCAACCACGCCGATGTCCTGACCACGATCCGCGATACCCGCGACCTGGGTGACGAGGT
- a CDS encoding dienelactone hydrolase family protein encodes MQTMTMSDGAAVAVYHAEPEGESRGGLVLVQEIFGVTDHIRELCDEYAADGYEVLAPALFDREHPGFEAEYSGPGFERAVELARKLHPFDLSLKDVQTCIDALKDKGPVFVVGYCYGGSVAWYAATQLTGVAAASGYYGSLIPAAKDQEPKVPAILHFGRFDSGIPIEGVEEVIAKDWPNAEVHVYDAGHGFNSDRRKDYHEPSADLARERTLALFRANGG; translated from the coding sequence ATGCAGACGATGACGATGTCGGACGGGGCCGCGGTGGCGGTTTATCATGCGGAACCGGAGGGCGAAAGCCGAGGCGGGCTGGTGCTGGTGCAGGAAATTTTCGGCGTCACCGACCATATTCGCGAGCTGTGCGACGAATATGCCGCCGACGGATATGAAGTGCTGGCCCCCGCGCTGTTCGATCGCGAGCATCCCGGATTCGAGGCAGAGTACAGCGGCCCCGGTTTCGAGCGCGCGGTGGAACTGGCGCGGAAACTTCACCCGTTCGACCTGTCGCTGAAGGACGTCCAGACCTGCATTGATGCGTTGAAGGACAAGGGGCCGGTGTTCGTCGTCGGCTATTGCTACGGCGGGTCAGTCGCCTGGTATGCGGCGACGCAATTGACCGGGGTAGCGGCGGCGAGCGGTTATTACGGCAGCCTGATCCCCGCCGCGAAGGACCAAGAGCCCAAGGTGCCGGCCATCCTGCATTTCGGGCGATTCGATTCAGGCATCCCGATCGAGGGCGTCGAGGAGGTCATCGCGAAGGATTGGCCGAACGCCGAGGTGCACGTGTACGACGCCGGACACGGCTTCAATTCCGACCGCCGCAAGGACTATCACGAACCGAGCGCCGATCTGGCGCGCGAACGGACGTTGGCGTTGTTCCGGGCGAATGGCGGATAG